From Nicotiana tabacum cultivar K326 chromosome 20, ASM71507v2, whole genome shotgun sequence, one genomic window encodes:
- the LOC107825346 gene encoding uncharacterized protein LOC107825346 yields MAEGKGSSLVHLVVIVVSLTAFGFSIAAERRRSTGTLHDDNVTNRTYCVYTSDVATGYGVGAFLFLLSGEVLLMGVTKCMCFGRPLSPGTNRAWAIIYFISSWLTFLVAEACLVAGAKKNAYHTKYRDMILAENFSCETLRKGVFIAGAVFTVATMILNVYYYMYFTKATTQPAHKTNRSSSNVGMTGYA; encoded by the exons ATGGCGGAAGGCAAAGGATCTTCGCTTGTTCATCTAGTCGTAATAGTAGTCAGCTTAACCGCTTTCGGTTTCTCCATTGCCGCCGAACGTCGACGCAGCACT GGTACTCTGCATGATGATAATGTTACAAATCGTACATATTGTGTTTACACCTCAGATGTTGCCACTGGATATGGAGTAGGTgctttcttgtttcttctttcaGGCGAGGTATTGCTTATGGGAGTAACAAAATGCATGTGCTTCGGAAGACCTTTATCTCCTGGTACAAATCGTGCATGGGCCATTATATACTTCATATCGTCATG GCTGACATTTCTGGTTGCAGAAGCATGTCTCGTTGCTGGAGCAAAGAAAAATGCTTATCACACCAAGTATCGGGATATGATCTTAGCAGAAAACTTTTCTTGTGAAACCCTAAGGAAGGGGGTCTTTATTGCCGGAGCTGTCTTTACAGTTGCAACCATGATCCTCAATGTGTATTACTACATGTACTTCACGAAGGCGACTACTCAGCCAGCTCATAAGACAAATCGTTCTAGCTCGAATGTTGGGATGACTGGTTATGCATAA